The proteins below are encoded in one region of Balaenoptera acutorostrata chromosome 11, mBalAcu1.1, whole genome shotgun sequence:
- the ATXN7L3B gene encoding ataxin-7-like protein 3B → MEEISLANLDTNKLEAIAQEIYVDLIEDSCLGFCFEVHRAVKCGYFYLEFAETGSVKDFGIQPVEDKGACRLPLCSLPGESGNGPDQQLQRSPPEFQ, encoded by the coding sequence ATGGAGGAAATTTCGTTGGCTAACCTGGATACTAACAAGCTAGAGGCCATCGCTCAGGAGATATACGTAGACCTAATAGAGGATTCTTGTTTGGGCTTCTGCTTTGAGGTGCACCGGGCAGTCAAGTGTGGGTACTTCTACCTGGAATTCGCAGAGACTGGTAGCGTGAAGGATTTTGGCATTCAGCCAGTGGAAGATAAAGGAGCGTGTCGCCTCCCGCTTTGCTCCCTTCCCGGAGAATCTGGGAATGGGCCTGATCAGCAGCTGCAACGCTCACCTCCGGAATTCCAGTAG